A genomic region of Anas acuta chromosome 1, bAnaAcu1.1, whole genome shotgun sequence contains the following coding sequences:
- the PRSS23 gene encoding serine protease 23 isoform X2 — protein sequence MFDRNWTERPAFRMAGLSTLILLLCAAKDVMPSSPHWKPTWPSYRVPVILPQSTLNLDKPQFDAEARLDVVSPCGPACHKSSPLPTYEEVKNYLSYETLYANGSLTETEVGIYILSSSDGSQGKSRTKRQIYGYDSRFSIFGKDFLLNYPFSTSVKLSTGCTGTLVAEKHVLTAAHCIHDGKSYVKGAQKLRVGFLKPKLKDGSKGANITNSAMPEKMKFQWIRVKRTHVPKGWIKGNANDIGMDYDYALLELKKPHKRKFMKIGVSPPARHLPGGRIHFSGYDNDRPGNLVYRFCDVKDETYDLLYQQCDAQPGASGSGVYVRMWKRQNHKWERKIIGIFSGHQWVDMNGTPQDFNVAVRITPLKYAQICYWIKGNYLDCREG from the exons ATGTTTGACAGAAATTGGACCGAGAG ACCGGCATTCAGAATGGCAGGCTTGTCCACGTTAATCCTCCTTTTGTGTGCTGCTAAAGATGTGATGCCCTCCAGTCCTCACTGGAAGCCAACATGGCCTTCTTACAGAGTTCCAGTCATCCTGCCACAGTCTACCCTCAACTTGGACAAGCCACAGTTTGATGCTGAAGCCAGACTGGATGTGGTGTCTCCCTGCGGCCCAGCCTGCCACAAAAGTTCTCCGCTGCCAACTTATGAAGAAGTGAAGAACTACCTGTCCTATGAAACCTTGTACGCTAACGGTAGCCTCACTGAAACCGAAGTGGGCATATACATTCTGAGCAGCAGTGATGGGTCTCAAGGCAAATCTCGAACTAAGAGGCAGATCTATGGCTATGACAGCAGGTTTAGCATTTTTGGGAAGGACTTCTTGTTGAATTACCCGTTCTCCACGTCAGTGAAGCTATCCACAGGTTGCACAGGAACACTAGTGGCTGAGAAGCATGTTCTTACTGCCGCTCACTGTATCCATGATGGCAAGAGTTATGTCAAAGGAGCTCAGAAACTGCGGGTGGGCTTCCTGAAGCCCAAACTGAAAGACGGCAGCAAAGGGGCCAATATCACCAACTCAGCAATgcctgaaaaaatgaaattccagtGGATCCGAGTGAAACGGACACACGTCCCCAAAGGATGGATCAAAGGCAACGCCAATGATATTGGCATGGATTATGACTATGCCCTGCTGGAGCTCAAGAAGCCTCATAAAAGAAAGTTTATGAAGATAGGTGTGAGCCCACCAGCAAGACACTTGCCTGGAGGGAGGATTCACTTCTCTGGCTACGACAACGATCGTCCAGGAAATCTGGTGTACCGTTTCTGTGATGTCAAAGATGAAACGTATGACCTGTTGTACCAGCAGTGTGATGCCCAGCCAGGTGCAAGTGGATCTGGGGTATATGTGAGGATGTGGAAGAGGCAGAATCACAAATGGGAACGTAAAATTATTGGAATATTTTCAGGCCATCAGTGGGTGGACATGAATGGCACCCCACAGGATTTCAATGTAGCTGTTCGCATCACACCCCTCAAATACGCACAGATCTGTTACTGGATCAAAGGCAACTACCTTGACTGCAGGGAAGGATAA
- the PRSS23 gene encoding serine protease 23 isoform X1, protein MCWQTPLACRYQSLFQGFLRRLCFQPSVWRPAFRMAGLSTLILLLCAAKDVMPSSPHWKPTWPSYRVPVILPQSTLNLDKPQFDAEARLDVVSPCGPACHKSSPLPTYEEVKNYLSYETLYANGSLTETEVGIYILSSSDGSQGKSRTKRQIYGYDSRFSIFGKDFLLNYPFSTSVKLSTGCTGTLVAEKHVLTAAHCIHDGKSYVKGAQKLRVGFLKPKLKDGSKGANITNSAMPEKMKFQWIRVKRTHVPKGWIKGNANDIGMDYDYALLELKKPHKRKFMKIGVSPPARHLPGGRIHFSGYDNDRPGNLVYRFCDVKDETYDLLYQQCDAQPGASGSGVYVRMWKRQNHKWERKIIGIFSGHQWVDMNGTPQDFNVAVRITPLKYAQICYWIKGNYLDCREG, encoded by the exons ATGTGCTGGCAGACGCCGTTGGCCTGCCGGTATCAAAGTTTGTTTCAGGGTTTTCTGAGACGTCTCTGCTTCCAGCCCTCCGTCTGGCG ACCGGCATTCAGAATGGCAGGCTTGTCCACGTTAATCCTCCTTTTGTGTGCTGCTAAAGATGTGATGCCCTCCAGTCCTCACTGGAAGCCAACATGGCCTTCTTACAGAGTTCCAGTCATCCTGCCACAGTCTACCCTCAACTTGGACAAGCCACAGTTTGATGCTGAAGCCAGACTGGATGTGGTGTCTCCCTGCGGCCCAGCCTGCCACAAAAGTTCTCCGCTGCCAACTTATGAAGAAGTGAAGAACTACCTGTCCTATGAAACCTTGTACGCTAACGGTAGCCTCACTGAAACCGAAGTGGGCATATACATTCTGAGCAGCAGTGATGGGTCTCAAGGCAAATCTCGAACTAAGAGGCAGATCTATGGCTATGACAGCAGGTTTAGCATTTTTGGGAAGGACTTCTTGTTGAATTACCCGTTCTCCACGTCAGTGAAGCTATCCACAGGTTGCACAGGAACACTAGTGGCTGAGAAGCATGTTCTTACTGCCGCTCACTGTATCCATGATGGCAAGAGTTATGTCAAAGGAGCTCAGAAACTGCGGGTGGGCTTCCTGAAGCCCAAACTGAAAGACGGCAGCAAAGGGGCCAATATCACCAACTCAGCAATgcctgaaaaaatgaaattccagtGGATCCGAGTGAAACGGACACACGTCCCCAAAGGATGGATCAAAGGCAACGCCAATGATATTGGCATGGATTATGACTATGCCCTGCTGGAGCTCAAGAAGCCTCATAAAAGAAAGTTTATGAAGATAGGTGTGAGCCCACCAGCAAGACACTTGCCTGGAGGGAGGATTCACTTCTCTGGCTACGACAACGATCGTCCAGGAAATCTGGTGTACCGTTTCTGTGATGTCAAAGATGAAACGTATGACCTGTTGTACCAGCAGTGTGATGCCCAGCCAGGTGCAAGTGGATCTGGGGTATATGTGAGGATGTGGAAGAGGCAGAATCACAAATGGGAACGTAAAATTATTGGAATATTTTCAGGCCATCAGTGGGTGGACATGAATGGCACCCCACAGGATTTCAATGTAGCTGTTCGCATCACACCCCTCAAATACGCACAGATCTGTTACTGGATCAAAGGCAACTACCTTGACTGCAGGGAAGGATAA
- the PRSS23 gene encoding serine protease 23 isoform X3: protein MAGLSTLILLLCAAKDVMPSSPHWKPTWPSYRVPVILPQSTLNLDKPQFDAEARLDVVSPCGPACHKSSPLPTYEEVKNYLSYETLYANGSLTETEVGIYILSSSDGSQGKSRTKRQIYGYDSRFSIFGKDFLLNYPFSTSVKLSTGCTGTLVAEKHVLTAAHCIHDGKSYVKGAQKLRVGFLKPKLKDGSKGANITNSAMPEKMKFQWIRVKRTHVPKGWIKGNANDIGMDYDYALLELKKPHKRKFMKIGVSPPARHLPGGRIHFSGYDNDRPGNLVYRFCDVKDETYDLLYQQCDAQPGASGSGVYVRMWKRQNHKWERKIIGIFSGHQWVDMNGTPQDFNVAVRITPLKYAQICYWIKGNYLDCREG, encoded by the coding sequence ATGGCAGGCTTGTCCACGTTAATCCTCCTTTTGTGTGCTGCTAAAGATGTGATGCCCTCCAGTCCTCACTGGAAGCCAACATGGCCTTCTTACAGAGTTCCAGTCATCCTGCCACAGTCTACCCTCAACTTGGACAAGCCACAGTTTGATGCTGAAGCCAGACTGGATGTGGTGTCTCCCTGCGGCCCAGCCTGCCACAAAAGTTCTCCGCTGCCAACTTATGAAGAAGTGAAGAACTACCTGTCCTATGAAACCTTGTACGCTAACGGTAGCCTCACTGAAACCGAAGTGGGCATATACATTCTGAGCAGCAGTGATGGGTCTCAAGGCAAATCTCGAACTAAGAGGCAGATCTATGGCTATGACAGCAGGTTTAGCATTTTTGGGAAGGACTTCTTGTTGAATTACCCGTTCTCCACGTCAGTGAAGCTATCCACAGGTTGCACAGGAACACTAGTGGCTGAGAAGCATGTTCTTACTGCCGCTCACTGTATCCATGATGGCAAGAGTTATGTCAAAGGAGCTCAGAAACTGCGGGTGGGCTTCCTGAAGCCCAAACTGAAAGACGGCAGCAAAGGGGCCAATATCACCAACTCAGCAATgcctgaaaaaatgaaattccagtGGATCCGAGTGAAACGGACACACGTCCCCAAAGGATGGATCAAAGGCAACGCCAATGATATTGGCATGGATTATGACTATGCCCTGCTGGAGCTCAAGAAGCCTCATAAAAGAAAGTTTATGAAGATAGGTGTGAGCCCACCAGCAAGACACTTGCCTGGAGGGAGGATTCACTTCTCTGGCTACGACAACGATCGTCCAGGAAATCTGGTGTACCGTTTCTGTGATGTCAAAGATGAAACGTATGACCTGTTGTACCAGCAGTGTGATGCCCAGCCAGGTGCAAGTGGATCTGGGGTATATGTGAGGATGTGGAAGAGGCAGAATCACAAATGGGAACGTAAAATTATTGGAATATTTTCAGGCCATCAGTGGGTGGACATGAATGGCACCCCACAGGATTTCAATGTAGCTGTTCGCATCACACCCCTCAAATACGCACAGATCTGTTACTGGATCAAAGGCAACTACCTTGACTGCAGGGAAGGATAA